The genomic window CTcatgggttaagtgtccagcttcggctcaggtcctgatctcgtgttttgtgggtttgagccccatataggggctctctgctgtcagcatagaacccacttcagatcctctgtgccctctcctgtgcccctctctctgcgtccctcctctctctctctctctctcaaaaataaacattaaaaaaaaggtagaataaaGAGTGAGCTGAATTACTTACCTAAGAATATGGGAaatatatcattttctttgttccCAAGAGGAGAGAAGAAGGTTAAAGCTACATCATGGAAATGGGCAATGGCTGAAGAATCTGGTTGATGGCAGGAGAGGGATAAAAGATCCAACAagaggcacacctgggtggctcagttggttgagcgtccagctttggctcaggtcatgatctcatagtttgtgagttcgatccccatgttgggctctatgctgacagctcagatcctggagcctgcttctgattctgttgtctccctctctcccccttccccactcgcgctctgtatctctctgtctctcaaaaataaataaacattaaaaaaaaaagatccaacaAGAACATAGCAAGCCAGGACACCAGAGACTGGTAGAGGTGACTTTGAGAGCTTAACCCTGCTTGGACCATGCAGAAATCTTTGGAGGCAGGATTACAGCAATCTATAGAATGAGTAATTGGGAGTTAGAGACAATATTATTGATATTCTGAAGGGCAGCTAACATCTGCACTGTGGTAGATATTAcccttcatttattatttcatttattttaaataatacatgtgCATTACTTACATGTTTTGGGTCACAAGTTTATATCTGTTCACTCTAGGTgacataaatataatttgtattttcaagtGCCTCAACCCTTTAtagatattttgtaaatttgagaCTTCCTTTACAGATTTTGCGTCTATTCATTACCTATCCATTTGTGTGGTTTCTTCAAGTGTGACagaaataataaggataataGTTTTAATTTAATGCATGGATTAAGTATGCTCCTGTTCAAGATGCTAATTTAGTAGAAATATTCTTGGCTTTATTGTTCAGGTAGCattataaacactaaaaatatggACAGTCTAATgtgaaaaaatagataataagaaagtgtttttaatgtaaatattatttatcataaATATGCCCATGGTGTCCCTATTTTTAGGGACTAGTAATGAGTttggttctatttaaaaaatgactaatatGAACTCACACTAATGCCAGTCATTCCTTTGATAATTAGACTATAAGTGtgaagttttagttttttgagaattAGAGCAAACATATGGAGGAGAAGCTTTACCATTAAAGGAAAAAGCCTTTGGTACCTTATAAACCAGCCAGTAATTCTAGTAATtggaacaaaaataagaaatctgtTTCAGACTACAAAATTCATTTATCTATTAATTCAATATTCTATACTTAGTTATTTTTTCAGTATTCCATATATACTCATTTGTACTTTTTTatggaaaagataagaaatttcCATAAATAAATGACTACAGTGCTATAGTAAACTTCCTCTGTGGATTGCCTGTATACCATGCACTCTGTAAGACTATACCAAACCTGTAAGAGAGAGATCGTCATCTCTAGtttgcatatgaggaaactgagcctggTTGTGTTAAATCCTCCCCCCAAGGATAGAGTCATAAAGGAACCTCTGTGGGGTTAATGCCACATCCTGTCTGGAAACTAACCCGCTAGTCTAGCATAAAGCTGGGCACTTCAGGCCTCCGGGAGAGTAGCAGAGAACTTAGATGGTTTTCCACAATCCTCAGTTGGCTGGCAGAGTTCCAGCCTGGAGTGTCTTTCCTGACAGCATGGACACATTCAGTTCTTTGCATCCCGCTCTGTCCTAGTAAGGGTACCACTCTGTCCGCTCTGTCCTCGTAAGGGTACCAGTGCTGTATTATGTACCATAGGTTTCTGCTAAAGTGTGTAGTATAGGACTCTATATCAACAGATGTATTTTctgtccttgaaaaaaaaatagcagagcCACCAGACTTGACCTATCCTGACCAATGCATACTAAGAGCTGTTTTTCTAAACACACTATTCTGTAGACATTGTTAGTCTTGACCAGTTCTTGCTTTTGAGCGCAATGAGTTTGGGAGTCAGTGAATTCCAGCAGTGGAGGCAAAAGTTGCCTGTTTGGCAGTCACCTGTCATCCTTTCTCTGGtatgcattcatccatttgtCACAACGTTTTGTGAGGAGCCGAACAGGGAAGCTTAAGAAAAATGCTTTACTCTTGTCTTGATGATAGAAAGCATTTCTCATTGCTGGTAGCATGGTGGTAACTTTTCATTCCTTCTGGCagtttttaaagacttatttGACTTTGGGGGAACCTGCAGTATATCTTTAAGTCACAGTTCAAAAGTATGAGACAGGGCTGTTCATTTTCAATTTTGGCTGAAAAGTCTTAACTTCGACTGTGGCACTTCAAAGTTAGGGAAAACTTGGCTTTAAAAATGGATGCTGATACGAGATGGCATATTTAATGACAAATGTATCTATAGAAAGCTGTTAAGATGCAGATTATCcccccctggggtgggggagggagatcAAAACTGCCAATCTATAAAATGTACTCGatagagggaggcatagaatctatCTTTGCAAGTGCTTTGATTGCAGGGGACAGTATAGCAGCATGTGGCATCATAACCCAGAGCAGGCAAATCAGCTTGATGACTTTCAAAGCCAGGAATACTGCTGCAGGCAAGGGTACTCCAGTCtaggagaaattaaaacatatagaGACTGTTATTAATTCCATATCTATTTTTGTATAGTCAAATCTGTATGCAAATCCTTAGCATCTCATTTCAACAGATTAATCTAAAAGTGAAGAGTGTTATGTGAAGAGAATGTAATGATAAGCTGTGCACATAACACTGCTAAAGCCGTGTGGGCTGTGAACTtggatgcttttttaaaatttattttttgtactgAGAAGAACTGGTTTTTATTTATGTGatcatttggaaattatttcaaagaaggaaaacaataggACCAATTTCTAAGGTTTTCCCTTGCAATCCTGACTTGGCAAAAGTTACAACACTGGGTTTTTTAGGCACCTCCCGTGGTTTAGCATTCCAGAAGTAATCAACCAAATAACTAACTAGGAATTTTATGTTTACTTCCACCTAGTAACCCAGTATCTCATTTTTAAGCATTGTCATGTGAGTGAAAATTTGTATGTAAGGGTAAGGAATCTAATTACCACGTGcagattaagggaaaaaaatattacgAATGCATCTGTAAAAGAGAGTAAATAATAATTCTGAAGAGCATGAAGATAAATTGTATGCCTGGCTTAGGAGAAAGGATGTAATAGCTACATTCTAATCCATTGGTTGTACATTTAATCTATAATGGGCAGACTCTGATACATATAGtagtgtaaatattttcaaatagtgTCATAAACAGATAGTTTACTGCAGTAGATATTAATTCTGTCCCATATTtctaaaacaaggagaaaaaccGTCAAAGTTTTGAAATAGTGGGTGGGAGCTTTGCCCTCTGCTCCCTCTCATTTGGAGAAATGATTATAGGTGAGCTGGACATTAATCTGGTGGTTATGGCCCAGATCAAAAGCACTTGGCAATCATTTTAACCCTGAAGACTTGTGAGGTCTCACTCAATAGATTTGATTATTCTTGTGTAGTTATGCTGAGAAAGAATTATTGGACATTCAATTTTTAATCAGATAAGAAAAGGAAGGTTGGGAAGAAAGCAATCAGGCCTCTGTATTTATTTGGACAAACATTTTGACTGTGTAGGCATTTCAGCCCCAGATTTcttaagtgtattttcttttcctatggttttattttaagatgagacattctttttttttccaattttttattattatttttttaatatatgaaatttattgtcaaattggtttccatacaacacccagtgctcatcccaaaaggtgccctcctcaatacccatcacccaccctcccctccctcccaccccccatcaaccctcagtttgttctcagtttttaacagtctcttaagctttggctctctcccactctaacctcttttttttttttttccttcccctcccccgtgggtttctgttaagtttctcaggatccacataagagtgaaaacatatggtatctgtctttctctgtatcgcttatttcacgtagcatcacactctccagttccatccacgttgctataaaaggccatatttcattctttctcattgccacgtagtattccattgtgtatataaaccacaatttctttatccattcatcagttgatggacatttaggctctttccataatttggctattgttgagagtgctgctataaacattggggtacaagtgcccctatgcatcagtactcctgtatcccttggataaattcctagcagtgctattgctgggtcatagggtaggtctaagATGAGACATTCTTTAAGAAATGCAGAGAAGACTTTCTTTGAGGGCAGGAAGCTCGTTTCTCTGTTCCTTGTGGACTTACTCTGCAGATAAAGCTTTCATTGATCTTAAAAGTAGTTGTAAGCTTCagagagaatatatttaaaaaaagcccTCCAGTTAATAAAAGCCATGGTCAATTATATGAAAGATATAATCTCCTTATTGGGGGTGAACGAGAGAGTAATGATTGGCCTGAACATGTTCCCTTCCCTTTATGGATCCATTAGTATTGATGGACTGTTCCAGCTCAGCTGAGGATTGTGCACTAATACTCTGGATTCTGGTTGATTTGACTCCTGGCCATGAAGTTGATGGTAGTGACCTATTCAAGATATTTGAACTGTCAAAGCAAAAATTATACTGGACAAAGTTAAGCAGATAAGGAAGACTTTGTCCAAGACAATATTGCAATAGGGGAGGGAGACCAGAATGCAGTCTGAAATCAACTCCTCTGAAGAACAAGAGGCAAGAGGGTTTTTAAGCACTGGGGTGAGCTAGTAGAAAACTACTGAAGGAGTTTTGGAGGAAGATTGATCTATGTGATATAATGAGCCCATTCAGTTACCCctgattttgtaaatgtttttctcaGTGACTGGGCCATTCTTGCTTTCTGATTGGCACCCATCAACATGAGGCTCTTACCCTCCATAGAAACTGGGAGATAGGGACATTTACttccttgatgattacatttcaatgGGATGGCTCTTAGGTCTGGGAGGAAGATCTTCCTGGGTTGTAAAACTTGCAAGAAGCTTCTTAAATGACTTATATctcaaggaggcagagaaagaatttacaggTTTTCTAAAGTAAGAGCTCTAAGAAGAGGGATGTCAGGGGcctaagagacagaaagaaacctgTGTAAAGTTGAGTCATACTGAGAAAAATGTTAACACTGTTTTGTTCATTATTGTAACAGTACATACtttttgacttaaaaattttcaatagGAAACATTTGTAGTGTGGCTCAGTTTTATATCTTTACTGCAAAATTAGCTGCTTCTATGTGCTACTTATtcaaatgttattcattttatgCCAGCATCCAGAACTCTGTATAATGCAAAAATCTCTGAAGAGATTTTTTTGGGGGAGGGCAGTTCTCATAGTCTTGTTATTTTACTACTTAACATTTAATATCTcctagtattatttttatatagtgcTGATTTAtggttttttagtttttcaatttgATAGTAGAAACTAAAGTAGAATCAGTAGTTTCTGGGTTTTATGGGGATCAGTGTACAtcacaaacatgaaaatatgagGACAGATAAGAGAAAGTTTGTTAGAAAGGTGATGATCGTTTAGTGGTTCTTGACTAATCAAAAGGTCCTGAGTCTTTTGGATCTAAGCCCTTGTCAAGAAGGCTCTAGAAAAGTTGCTAACAACAACTACACACAGTGCTCTTAGTCATATGTGGCTTAgcgagcacctgaaatgtggctaatcTGGATTGAAATGTGCTGTGTTAAATATACATTGGGTTTTGAAGAAAGTTGGAACAAAAGGAACATAAAATACCTCCATAAGCTTTATATCAGTTTCacgttgaaatgataatattttggttgtgttaaataaaatttatgttaagTTTActttcactatttctttttttttaaggtttatttattttgagagggagagagtgtgcacacacacttgcATGTGTGAGtaagttaggggcagagagagagggagagagagaatcccaagcaggcttcatgctgtcagcacagagcctgacatggggcttgatcccatgaaccatgggatcatgacctgagctgaaaccaagcttaactgactgagccacccaggtgcccctcttttaagTTGTTAATGTGGCTActggaaaacttaaaattacatcTGTGATTCACATTGGTGGCTCTCATCATATTCTTCTGGACGGCTTTGGCTTTAGAATTCTTTTGATAAGTAATGCCTTTTCTTAGACATGGTTCTTCCAAAGAGATATCAAGACATTAGTGTGTTAGTATACAGAAGGTTAGAGCTTTAAAATTGCCAAAGGACAAGAACTTTCCATGTAATTCTGTCCTGGGCATAAATTGTATAGAGATTTGTCTATGTGTGCTATGTTCATTCCCACTCCCTGCTATACTTTGCCCCTCATTCTGGCCATGCAGAGCAGCTTGTCAGAATTGGAGCCTCTTGGTAATCTCAGTATACTTGTTGCTTGCTCTCAACTGGATTGCTTCTAAAATGTTTCTTGAAAATGAAACTGCTTCAACAATAAGCTTCTTAATTATGTCATGGGTTCACCACGAGGGTATACAAACAGATCCTCAGCAGTAGCTAATTTTCCTTTAATTGTATCTCATTCTTATGTTGGAATATCCTATTTCGTATTCATGAAAGCTCTAACACATGTTAATCCATTACAGGTGGAGTAACTAACACAGCACAATATCAGAACAGACTAATGGTATATGAACCTAACCAGGTAAGAATCATATAAGAAAAACTCATTAccttaattaaaatgaattttaaaagatttccaCAGTAATTAGTAGTTGAAATGCCAAGTCTGTACACACACGTGCATCTTAAACTTGTATAGAGAAACGGAAGCATCTGGATAAACTGCCTTTccgttgctttttttttttccccacacaaaaTTTCAGCTCCTTTAGTTTTATGCTATACACAATGCTTAACTCTTTCAGAGTTTTGCATAATGTAGAAGGAAGGGTAAATATGTTGATGAGTTAAATGCCCTTTAGTTCCATTATCTCAAGTGACTGTTCATATTCAGAGGCATCCAAAGAAAGGATTTTGATTGTCCTGTTGCTATGTCCTTTTAGAAAGTGTGTCCTTCCAAGAGGGGAACATACTTATTGTTTCATTACTCCCAACTAatataataacttttatttaactCTGTGTAGCCAGAATGTCCTAGCAGTGTCTAGGACAAGTCTGAAGTAGAAGTATCTGAAAAAAGTGTATGTATTTCATCTAACAAATGGTGCCTGAACTGGAAGCATTTTGATGGTGTCTGTCCCTTCTTCTGTCTACTTATCATACACACTCAGTGGTTTTTTTGTCCCCAAAAGAAGAACTATTTTTACTCTCTTTCCCTTCTACCAAAATCGCTGTGGCCTTAGCAAATGTTTTCAGAATTTCACCATGTCTGTGATTTTcgtaatgtaaatatttttcatgattaTGACAGTATTCCAAAATGATTCGAACGTGGGATTTAACATTCATCAGCCGGAGATAACAGAACATGAAATGACAGGTTAGCTTTGGCAGCCTGGGTCAGGATTGGCCACCAAATGTGCGTCCTGAATGACCTCAGTCAGCTtggtatctttttatttcaacattatttGATTCTGAATGTAACGAAGGTATTTCTCTCTTTGCAAGTGTGTTTCCTGATGTCATTAGAAGCTGTAGATTTCAGAGACCACATGTCCATGGGCCAGATGTCTCAAGAGGGATCATTAATTGCAGTTGCTTGAGTTTGGTGCACATGTGGTTAAAGAGGAAGAAGGTGTTAACATTTCTCAAATGAGTTCTGTTTCATGTTTGTATACacacactctttttaaaaattctgctggCATATTGTTTACGGTGGGTACTGGCAAACATCACATCTGCTTGCATCTTGCTCAGAATCTCAATAACTCTATCATTCAGCCCTGGTGCTTATTTCTCTTCTAGGCCTTTGTGGAGAGTCGATAATGCCTGCCATCTGCCACAGAGCACATCACTACCTGCCAACAGGCAGGCTGGGGTGACCTCTGCTTCCCCACCACTGATTAGTATTCACACGCTAGCTTATTAGGAATGACCCCACTAGgcctctctgtttctttgcctttgcaGAGGTTGGCGGCTCACCTGGCAGGCACGGCAGTGAAGGAAGCTAAAGATATAATCAGGGGATGCAGGCAGGCTTTATAAACCAGATGGCGTCCACAGTCCTGTGGCAGGGGACCGGACTACTAATGCACACGTTGATTCCTAACAGTGGAATAGGTTGCCTCATAGAAAGGACCTGAGGAAAGCATCATCAGAGTTTTGAGTTAAGTCCACTCATGTGAAGTGTATTGAAGATATTTCTTCACAGAACATCTGATAGAAAGGTTTGGCTACTTTATTAAAGATGACATTTGATTGGAAGGAGATTTTTAGGACATGTTTAAAAAGGGGGAGCAAGTAAATGCAAGCCTTGCAAACTGTACAAaccattcttttttaagtatatctttaaaagagaaattaaaaatgaccTGGTAGATAGGTCTTAGTGAATGGACCaatatttatacaatttttttttttgcttatccCTTTACAGCTTTGTAAACTGGTGAAATTCTAAGTATTCAAAGCATCATATGATTTTTCTAGTCAAAATCCaaatttttcttggaaaaaaggAATCCGGGTTCTTCCTGTAGGTTAGTGTTCATGTAGAAAGGAAATGGTTAGGTTTGCTTACATGTTCATTACTTGGTTGAGATTTAAAATTAAGGTCGTATTTGATTTTCATCTAATTTTGCAGTTTACATTAGATTTTTGAAAGGAGCCATATTTAAGAGGAGTTGATCATGTCTTTCCCATTACTAGCATGACCCAGGACCAAATAGTTGAGGTTTCACCATTCTTGAAGTTGTATAAAACTTGGCTttctaccaaaacaaacaaacatgtgcCAAGAAATAACTTTCCCCAGTTTGGTAGaagatttaattataaatatgttaaaggGACTAATACAAAGGCCACGTGGAACTTTGTTGTGAAACAAGATCTTAGCTCTTCCATTGATCTTGGAAGTTTAATTTTGGACAGAACAGCAAAGTCACCCTAACCCTAGCTTATGTAGAGGCCTTGGGTGGCCAAGGATTATTatcacaataattttttaaaagtgtgacaacattcttctaaatgtttcatgagtattaactaatttaattctcacaacaagcTTGTCGGGTAAGGTATGATTCCCCCCACtttaaagacaaggaaacaggcACAGTGAGGTTAAATAAATTGCTTGGTGTCACACAAAGGTTACAAACTTAGGCATTCTGGATCCAgagcctgttttctttcttttttttttttttttaatgttttatttatttatttttgagagcaagagattGACAgtatgtgtggggtggggagagagagagggagagagagaaaatcccaggcatgttccacaccatcagcacagagcccaaggtcaacaaactctgagatcatgacctgaccccaaatcaagagtcggacacttaaccagctaggcctctcaggtgccccaagcaccTGTTTTCTTAATCATTATACCTAGCCAGGTGCTTTCACTCTTCCACAATTTGTGTAAGTTTTCTCATTTGGGTGAGAAACCATCAGGAAAACTTCCATGGGCTCCcgttataaaatgaaaaatgcccTATAAAATGCGACCTATAAAATGCAGCAGGAGGAAATGCCTTATgtaagttgcaaaataaaattggCATACATGCTTCATCCACACTTGCTCTCAGGTAAGACACCCCTACCTTTCAATCTGTAAGCAACAGTCAAATACAATGCGATTGACACACATTAGAGTCCTGGCTACTAATGAGGCTGTTTCTGCCATGGAGGTCGCCTGTTAACAGAATCCacctgaatttctttctttctttctttcttttttttttttttccccctcccccagaataAATGGATAAGCCGCAGCCCTATGCTGCAGAGAAGGGTCTACCATTCCATGGCTGCTGTTCAAAGAAAACTTTATGTTCTTGGAGGCAATGACCTGGACTACAATAATGACCGGATCCTTGTGCGGCATATAGATTCTTACAACATAGACACCGACCAGTGGACGCGTTGTAATTTCAACCTGTTGACTGGCAAGTACCTTTGACTAAGTAAATCAGGAAAAGCAGAGATTCAAGAAATTGccacacttgttttttttttatgtcttcagcGCATCTCTAAATATCAAGTGCATGGTGGCAGAACACCTTGCTTTTATTAACCAGAAAGGTACCCTATTATTTATCTCACAAAATTTCACTCAATTAGGTGGCTGAGCTAGTTTCTCAGGGCCTCTCTTACCTATGTGCATCTTCTCGCTTGGCTGAGAGAGGTATGTCAAGTCCTTTCTCGTCAATAAGTATTCACAGAGGAACTTTGATCGTTAGGAGGAACCAGAGAATTAAAAACTCTTTACAGAAgcgatttttttttccttttcacttttggTCCTCTTTTATTTGAGTTCAGGAGTAGAGTCTTCATTATTTGTTACTGTCACATACAGTTTCTGGCTATATTCTTCTAACAACGGAATCTTAGAGCAGTTCTGTGCCTAGGGGTTTGGTGGTATTTCTGGCCACCTACCCCTTCAAGCATTATCAAGAGTAACGCTAGGTATGGACCCTCATCTCAAAAGGGAATAAAAGGTAAGCTGTGAACAACTTACCCCTGACGTTTTTTTACGGAGTTGAAAACCTTCTTTCCCTTGTTGGCTCGTATTATAAACCTCCAAGGGGATCAGGTCCTTCCCAGGCTGCTCTAATAATAGGAAAATCACAAGCCCAAAATGGTAGCCTGGACTGGCACCTGAGGACATCTTAATATGCCGAGTGGATGCTCAACCACTCACGGCTACGGCTGGGGAGGCAACACTGAGTGCCAATGTGAAAGGGTTATATGCTTTGCGTGGAGCTCTTGTTTTTGTGAAAATGATCTTTGGGGCCCACCTACAAGGACTTCACTCTCTCTGAGTTGCTATAGTAGTACCTCAGCCCCTCGGTCCCTGGATCTGCGATTCTGTCTGCCATAGGATCCAGGTTATTTATTACCACAGTCAGTCCTGTGTCAGCCCATCAATAAAAAGAGACTATCTCACTCTCTGATAGCCTCCAGGGAAGAATATGTGGTAGTGAgttattctgtcttcttttttaaatgggggAGGAACCTTTCATCATTTTGGCGTGTCAGTATCTAGGGACTACCCTAGCTGGTCCCAGATCGGGAACTTTAATATAGTCTTAAAACTGttgtgtatgttaaaaaaaaaaaaaaaaaaaaaaaaaaaaaaaaaaaaaaaaaaaaaaaaaaaaaaaggagggtagtaactttatcaatcttttctgtcatttgtctTCATTTGGGGGACAGTGGGGGCATGGCTCTGTTTTATTGGCTTCTTGGGGTTGCAGCTGTTACTTTACAAATGTAAGCACTTGCCTTAAAGCATTTGTAGGTACAAGAGGTATTTTGCATTTCGAAAATATACCTTATTTCCACCACTGTAAGTTAATGGCATACAACATAGTATAGAACTCTTATTTTGTTATTGCTTATTATTGCTGCATTTAATGCTGTATTTACTAACCTGGCTGGCTAGTACGTGTTTTGGCTTGGTTCTGACCTGACACGGATTCATTCTCTCTGAAGGAGTGGTTAATTCTTCCCTCTGAGTACTGGGAGGCAGTGATTAGTTGCTGTGAAAATCCTGTGGAGCATACAAATGTGCCACAGGGGGAAATTGTATCCCTCAGTGGCAAAAGGGTTAATTAAGACATGTaaggaaaatggatttattttttcttttcattcaattTACTTTAGGCCAAAATGAATCTGGAGTTGCTGTCCataatgagagaatatatttagTTGGTGGATATTCGATTTGGACAAACGAGCCTCTGGCTTGTATCCAGGTGAGTGGTTGAAGTTCCTTTTGAAGTTTGTTCAGGTGGTTCAGTGAGGTTACTTTTTGCAGTGCTGCTACTGAAGAAAGAGATATTTACTCCTAGAAAGAGGTTTGCGCTCCCTTTGTGTAGCTAGTTCAGTCACTAAACTTCATCCTGCTTCCTAAAAATGATGTCTAATAAATTATTGAGCCCTACTGAAAGTAAAGGTGGGGAGGAgctttgaaaatatatacagtaaaaccttgggttgcgAGTGTcatgcaagatgagcaaacatttctaattttaacttcataaatgagtgatgtcttgcaatacaagtagtatgtgacgccgaatgtcacatgatcacagctgagccaatgattcttgaaattcac from Neofelis nebulosa isolate mNeoNeb1 chromosome 6, mNeoNeb1.pri, whole genome shotgun sequence includes these protein-coding regions:
- the KLHL32 gene encoding kelch-like protein 32 isoform X11, translating into MVYEPNQNKWISRSPMLQRRVYHSMAAVQRKLYVLGGNDLDYNNDRILVRHIDSYNIDTDQWTRCNFNLLTGQNESGVAVHNERIYLVGGYSIWTNEPLACIQVVDVSREGKEEVFYGPTLPFASNGIAACFLPAPYFTCPNLQTLQVPHHRIGTI